A region of Pyxidicoccus parkwaysis DNA encodes the following proteins:
- a CDS encoding amidohydrolase family protein has translation MKRLARALSLFSLVIGAVASAQSTAPAETPRRVAVRAARMLDVKSGKYVAQPVILIEGERITKVGPGLPIPEGTEVVDLGNATVLPGLIDCHTHLMARESESPNAYELALLTKSQATRALEGAANARVTLRAGFTTVRDVENEGSGFADVALRDAIRQGLVEGPRMLVATRGLAAVGAYHPFGVSPEVKDLPTGAQFVSGVEEARRAAREQLGQGADLLKIYADWATPTLTVDELRVIIDEAHKAKRKVAVHAMTPEGIRNALEAGADSIEHGHKADRAALEAIRKKGAFLVPTVGILEALVERSPDAATRANFEQRLAGARAMVALAQQLGVKLASGFDAASAWQQGRNAMELVALTRAGLPPLEALRSATTRAAELLGLEQQVGSLEAGRYADLIAVSGDPLADVTEVQRVRFVMKGGVVALDALTQASPKGPTVSPTK, from the coding sequence GTGAAGCGGCTTGCCCGTGCGTTGTCCCTGTTCAGCCTCGTCATCGGGGCCGTGGCCTCGGCCCAGTCCACCGCTCCCGCCGAGACGCCGCGCCGCGTGGCCGTGCGCGCCGCGCGGATGCTCGACGTGAAGAGCGGGAAGTACGTGGCCCAACCCGTCATCCTCATCGAGGGCGAGCGCATCACGAAGGTGGGCCCCGGCCTTCCCATCCCCGAAGGCACCGAGGTGGTGGACCTGGGGAATGCGACGGTGCTGCCGGGGCTCATCGACTGTCACACGCACCTGATGGCGCGCGAGTCGGAGTCGCCGAACGCCTACGAACTCGCCCTGCTCACCAAGTCCCAGGCCACCCGAGCGCTGGAGGGCGCGGCCAATGCGCGCGTCACCCTGCGCGCCGGCTTCACCACCGTGCGCGACGTGGAGAACGAGGGCAGCGGCTTCGCGGACGTGGCCCTGCGTGACGCCATTCGCCAGGGGCTCGTGGAAGGGCCGCGCATGCTCGTGGCCACCCGGGGCCTCGCGGCGGTGGGGGCGTACCACCCGTTCGGAGTCTCGCCCGAAGTGAAGGACCTGCCCACCGGGGCGCAGTTCGTCAGCGGAGTCGAAGAGGCCCGCCGCGCCGCGCGCGAGCAATTGGGGCAGGGCGCTGATTTGCTGAAGATCTACGCGGACTGGGCTACGCCCACGCTCACCGTCGACGAGCTGCGCGTCATCATCGACGAGGCGCACAAGGCCAAACGCAAGGTAGCCGTGCACGCGATGACGCCCGAGGGCATCCGTAATGCGCTCGAAGCGGGCGCGGACTCCATCGAGCATGGGCACAAGGCGGACCGAGCCGCACTAGAGGCCATCCGCAAGAAGGGCGCCTTCCTGGTGCCCACGGTGGGCATTCTCGAAGCGCTGGTGGAGCGCTCACCGGACGCGGCCACGCGCGCCAACTTCGAGCAGCGGCTCGCCGGGGCGCGGGCGATGGTGGCACTCGCGCAGCAGCTCGGCGTGAAGCTGGCCAGTGGCTTCGACGCGGCCTCGGCATGGCAGCAGGGGCGCAATGCCATGGAGCTGGTGGCCCTCACCCGCGCCGGACTGCCGCCGCTGGAGGCGCTGCGCTCCGCCACCACGCGGGCGGCGGAGTTGCTGGGCCTCGAGCAGCAGGTCGGCTCCCTGGAGGCGGGACGCTACGCGGACCTCATCGCCGTCTCTGGCGATCCGCTGGCGGACGTCACCGAGGTGCAGCGCGTCCGGTTCGTCATGAAGGGCGGCGTGGTGGCCCTCGACGCGCTCACCCAGGCGTCGCCGAAGGGCCCGACGGTTTCACCCACGAAGTAG
- a CDS encoding DUF2267 domain-containing protein, whose amino-acid sequence MAQHTQPPDDVHAVPVKERDEPADLQSFLAELQNSRELQVNKVDARAAADAVFCTLARRLSVGEDVKLMHALGTRIGKLIGACSVHLGPSHARRMTRDEFMTDVADHLRIPVDQAFRVVTVVFTAIRDRIPEDEVAAVASQLPADLADLFRRPV is encoded by the coding sequence ATGGCGCAGCACACGCAACCCCCTGATGATGTTCACGCGGTGCCGGTGAAGGAGCGGGACGAGCCCGCGGACCTCCAGTCCTTCCTGGCCGAGCTGCAGAACAGCAGGGAGCTCCAGGTGAACAAGGTGGATGCGCGTGCGGCGGCCGACGCCGTGTTCTGCACCCTGGCGCGCCGGCTGTCTGTTGGCGAGGACGTGAAGCTGATGCACGCGCTGGGGACGCGAATCGGCAAGCTCATTGGCGCCTGCTCCGTCCACCTGGGCCCGTCGCACGCGAGGCGGATGACGCGCGACGAGTTCATGACGGACGTGGCGGACCACCTGCGCATTCCCGTGGACCAGGCGTTCCGCGTGGTGACGGTGGTGTTCACCGCCATCCGCGACCGCATCCCCGAGGACGAGGTGGCAGCCGTGGCCTCGCAGCTCCCCGCGGACCTCGCGGACCTGTTCCGGCGCCCGGTGTAG
- a CDS encoding prenyltransferase/squalene oxidase repeat-containing protein, which produces MRIDDALARAAGFLRERQRADGSFTDFNVFSTPGTEWITGAVGLGFGAHAAPREETVLRTAADFLVRGHRAPGGWGFNGVAPVDADSTATCLRFLLGTPSPPGRGMLEASWTCLRSFQDPQGGGFATYHASNRRIPKGSGYARPSPCVTANAALALALSSASEDVVAAERAVANLLVEQEPSGAWRSFWWAGLILPTCMVLTALHMLGRGQAAVERALGWLVDARQPDGSWGDPFSTGLAVGALACAGKARERSAAEQGCRWLLDEQSEDGGWAAERLMRVPARMCVKRWEPGDPEPHVAALERVFTTAALLGALAAYRRRWSTG; this is translated from the coding sequence ATGCGAATCGACGATGCGCTCGCTCGCGCCGCGGGGTTCCTCAGGGAACGGCAGCGGGCGGACGGGAGCTTCACGGACTTCAACGTCTTCAGCACACCGGGGACCGAGTGGATTACCGGCGCCGTCGGGCTGGGGTTCGGAGCGCATGCGGCCCCTCGGGAGGAGACCGTCCTGCGCACGGCGGCCGACTTCCTCGTGCGAGGCCATCGCGCTCCGGGGGGATGGGGCTTCAACGGTGTCGCCCCGGTGGATGCCGACTCGACCGCCACATGCCTGAGGTTCCTGCTCGGCACACCGTCCCCGCCCGGCCGAGGCATGCTGGAAGCGTCGTGGACCTGCCTGCGCTCGTTTCAAGACCCACAGGGCGGAGGTTTCGCGACCTATCACGCCTCGAACCGGCGGATTCCGAAAGGCAGCGGCTACGCGCGCCCGTCTCCCTGTGTGACCGCGAACGCGGCGCTCGCGCTCGCGCTCAGTAGCGCCTCCGAAGACGTGGTCGCGGCCGAGCGCGCCGTAGCGAACCTGCTCGTGGAGCAGGAGCCTTCGGGTGCGTGGCGGTCCTTCTGGTGGGCGGGGCTCATCCTCCCTACGTGCATGGTCCTGACCGCCCTCCATATGCTCGGCCGCGGCCAGGCCGCAGTGGAACGGGCGCTGGGCTGGCTCGTGGACGCACGGCAGCCGGATGGGAGCTGGGGAGACCCCTTCAGCACCGGGCTCGCGGTGGGGGCGCTGGCGTGCGCGGGGAAGGCGCGCGAGCGGTCCGCGGCGGAGCAGGGGTGCCGGTGGCTCCTGGATGAGCAGTCGGAGGACGGTGGCTGGGCCGCCGAGCGGCTGATGCGGGTGCCAGCGCGGATGTGCGTGAAACGCTGGGAGCCCGGCGACCCGGAGCCGCACGTCGCCGCGCTCGAGCGGGTCTTCACCACTGCCGCGCTCCTGGGCGCTCTCGCGGCCTATCGGCGCCGCTGGAGCACGGGATGA
- a CDS encoding VOC family protein, with product MQKITPFLMFNDQAEEAVKLYTSVFKSSKILDISRGPDGKATSVNFELEGQPFMAFNGGPYFKFSEGISLFVNCETQAEVDALWEQLAAGGKYKKCGWLEDRFGVSWQIIPSALMRLMGDKDPAKAKRVMQAMLGMEKIDIAGLERAYRGS from the coding sequence ATGCAGAAGATCACTCCGTTCCTGATGTTCAACGACCAGGCGGAAGAGGCCGTGAAGCTCTACACGTCGGTGTTCAAGAGCTCGAAAATCCTCGACATCTCGCGCGGCCCGGACGGCAAGGCGACGTCCGTCAACTTCGAGCTCGAAGGGCAGCCGTTCATGGCGTTCAACGGCGGGCCCTACTTCAAGTTCTCCGAGGGCATCTCCCTGTTCGTCAATTGTGAGACGCAGGCGGAGGTGGATGCGCTGTGGGAGCAGCTCGCGGCCGGCGGCAAGTACAAGAAGTGCGGCTGGCTGGAGGACCGGTTCGGCGTATCCTGGCAGATCATCCCCTCCGCCCTGATGCGCCTGATGGGAGACAAGGACCCGGCGAAGGCGAAGCGCGTGATGCAGGCGATGCTCGGAATGGAGAAGATCGACATCGCCGGCCTGGAGCGCGCATACCGGGGAAGCTGA
- a CDS encoding ABC1 kinase family protein — translation MILQDLNRVRQISVIAARHGFGELAERAGLWRMLGRKEKVEVSPETRRASTARRFRMLLSDLGPTFIKLGQVLSTRADLLPAEFIDELSLLQDHVVPIPLEQVHAQIRESLGKEAKELFAHIDEAPLAAASIAQVHKAVTLEGEEVVVKVQRPGIAASIDSDLGVLRSLARLLEAVVEETGVYTPTGIIDEFDRAIHEELDFLNEADNVRAFLENHRDRPYLHIPRVYAHLSSRTVLTLEFIRGVKINQAQLAEEDRKVIAKHVLEASFRQLFEDGLFHGDPHPGNILLLEGNRLALLDFGVVGRLTRPMQETLVMLCLAVALKDSDSVARILYRVGVPDARANLVGFRNDIEAILGQHLATTLGQVDTRSLLRDLLDLAVKYRIRIPKEYALLSRASVSTEGMLRSLYPEMNIIEVALPYAKELLAGRYDPSQLQGGLMRTLLRFQSMAADLPTQLSQILLDMESGKFTVTVRADQFEKLNENIRSASVIAFLGLCACGFIVGAFIAFAPKPWMYGGVPVLGVAGIALAAALFGAVFTWYLFGGRGLGKVRLSRFIKKQQKRR, via the coding sequence GTGATTCTCCAGGACTTGAACCGCGTTCGGCAGATTTCCGTCATCGCCGCGCGCCATGGCTTCGGCGAGCTGGCCGAGCGCGCCGGCCTGTGGCGCATGCTCGGCCGCAAGGAGAAGGTGGAGGTCTCCCCGGAGACGCGGCGCGCGTCCACCGCCCGGCGCTTCCGCATGCTGTTGAGCGATCTGGGCCCCACCTTCATCAAGCTGGGCCAGGTGCTCTCCACCCGCGCGGACCTCCTGCCCGCCGAGTTCATCGACGAGCTGTCGCTCCTCCAGGACCACGTGGTCCCCATTCCCCTGGAGCAGGTGCACGCGCAGATTCGCGAGTCGCTGGGCAAGGAGGCGAAGGAGCTCTTCGCCCATATCGACGAGGCGCCGCTGGCCGCCGCGTCCATCGCCCAGGTGCACAAGGCGGTGACGCTGGAGGGCGAGGAGGTGGTGGTGAAGGTGCAGCGGCCGGGCATCGCCGCGAGCATCGACTCGGACCTGGGCGTGCTACGCAGCCTGGCGCGCCTGCTGGAGGCCGTGGTGGAGGAGACGGGCGTCTACACGCCCACCGGCATCATCGACGAGTTCGACCGGGCCATCCACGAGGAGCTGGACTTCCTCAACGAGGCGGACAACGTCCGCGCCTTCCTGGAGAACCACCGGGACAGGCCCTACCTCCACATCCCGCGCGTCTACGCGCACCTGTCCAGCCGCACGGTGCTGACGCTGGAGTTCATCCGCGGAGTCAAAATCAACCAGGCGCAGCTCGCGGAGGAGGACCGGAAGGTCATCGCGAAGCACGTCCTGGAGGCGAGCTTCCGGCAGCTCTTCGAGGACGGGCTGTTCCACGGAGACCCGCACCCGGGGAACATCCTGCTGCTGGAGGGCAACCGGCTGGCGCTGCTGGACTTCGGCGTGGTGGGACGGCTGACGCGGCCGATGCAGGAGACGCTGGTGATGCTGTGCCTCGCGGTGGCGCTGAAGGACAGCGACTCGGTGGCGCGCATCCTCTACCGGGTGGGCGTGCCGGACGCGCGCGCCAACCTGGTGGGCTTCCGCAACGACATCGAGGCGATTCTGGGCCAGCACCTGGCGACGACGCTGGGACAGGTGGACACGCGCTCGCTGCTGCGGGACTTGCTGGACCTCGCGGTGAAGTACCGCATCCGGATTCCGAAGGAGTACGCGCTCTTGAGCCGCGCCTCCGTGTCCACGGAGGGCATGCTGCGCAGCCTCTACCCGGAGATGAACATCATCGAGGTGGCGCTGCCGTACGCGAAGGAGCTGCTCGCCGGGCGGTATGACCCGTCGCAGTTGCAGGGCGGGCTGATGCGGACGCTCTTGCGCTTCCAGTCCATGGCGGCGGACCTGCCCACGCAGCTGTCGCAAATCCTGTTGGACATGGAGTCCGGCAAGTTCACCGTGACGGTGCGCGCGGACCAGTTCGAGAAGCTGAACGAGAACATCCGCAGCGCGTCTGTTATTGCGTTCCTGGGGCTGTGCGCCTGCGGCTTCATCGTGGGGGCGTTCATCGCCTTCGCGCCGAAGCCCTGGATGTATGGGGGCGTGCCGGTGCTGGGCGTGGCGGGCATCGCCCTGGCGGCGGCGCTCTTTGGCGCCGTGTTCACCTGGTACCTCTTCGGCGGGCGCGGGCTGGGCAAGGTGCGGCTGAGCCGCTTCATCAAGAAGCAGCAGAAGCGCAGGTAG
- a CDS encoding radical SAM/SPASM domain-containing protein, with product MLEQSPTHHSLRLRQHHRFDVDGRSYVYDVGELLLYEIDAPTATFLDGAAEGGTAWDRLGTEHGTEAAMEILEDLRMLNLLEVERTEAPASAPRKPSIGTIALHVAHDCNLRCPYCFAKQGDYGMPKTMMKPDMVEKALDWLIDRGSDRGAVRVKFFGGEPLMNMPAIRHAVAYGDQRSAEKGKRVRYHVTTNGTLLKDETIQFLHAHQVDVQVSIDGTPEAHDKVRIFPSGRGSHDIVTRRAERLGQLTGQCATRTTITPEEPRFSDSVWHMIDALGSSNAAFEPATSSSEGQHLDSERLAIIKREWERVAEEFLRRVRGGEVPPVANLIKLLGKIHRRQKTVYGCGAGLAYLAVDPRGDVYPCHRFVGNAEWKMGNVAGEINEATREKFLQNTVHNREPCRSCWVRYTCGGHCAHEALEATGDIARPDPVRCELQKHLTEVCLRLYVRLTRDELERILAGPSGRRPPAIGAQE from the coding sequence ATGCTTGAGCAGTCACCAACGCACCACTCGCTGCGTCTGCGTCAGCATCACCGCTTCGACGTCGATGGCCGCTCATATGTCTATGATGTCGGAGAGCTGTTGCTCTACGAAATCGATGCCCCCACTGCGACCTTCCTCGATGGCGCCGCGGAGGGAGGAACCGCCTGGGACCGGCTCGGGACCGAGCACGGCACGGAGGCGGCAATGGAGATCCTCGAGGATCTCCGGATGCTCAACCTGCTTGAAGTGGAGAGGACCGAGGCGCCCGCCTCTGCGCCGAGAAAACCTTCCATTGGCACCATCGCCCTGCATGTGGCGCACGACTGCAACCTCCGGTGCCCGTATTGCTTTGCCAAGCAGGGCGACTACGGCATGCCCAAAACGATGATGAAGCCAGACATGGTCGAAAAGGCCCTCGACTGGCTCATCGACCGGGGCTCGGACCGGGGCGCGGTCCGGGTCAAGTTCTTCGGGGGAGAGCCTCTGATGAACATGCCGGCAATCCGGCACGCGGTCGCGTATGGCGACCAGCGCTCCGCCGAGAAGGGAAAGCGGGTGCGCTATCACGTCACGACCAACGGCACCCTCCTCAAGGACGAGACCATCCAGTTCCTGCATGCGCACCAGGTGGATGTCCAGGTGAGCATTGATGGCACCCCGGAAGCCCACGACAAGGTGCGCATCTTCCCAAGTGGACGGGGCTCCCACGACATCGTCACCCGGCGCGCGGAACGACTGGGCCAGCTCACCGGCCAGTGCGCCACCCGCACCACCATCACCCCCGAGGAGCCGCGGTTCAGCGACTCGGTGTGGCACATGATTGATGCCCTCGGCAGCTCCAACGCGGCGTTCGAGCCGGCCACTTCCTCCTCGGAAGGACAACACCTCGATTCGGAGCGGCTGGCCATCATCAAGCGTGAGTGGGAGCGCGTTGCGGAGGAGTTCCTCCGGCGGGTGCGGGGCGGGGAGGTGCCACCGGTGGCAAACCTCATCAAGCTGCTGGGCAAGATCCACCGACGTCAGAAAACCGTCTACGGCTGCGGGGCCGGCCTCGCCTACCTCGCGGTCGACCCTCGCGGGGATGTCTATCCCTGCCACCGTTTCGTGGGCAACGCCGAGTGGAAGATGGGAAACGTGGCGGGCGAAATCAACGAGGCCACGCGCGAGAAGTTCCTTCAGAACACCGTACACAACCGGGAGCCGTGCCGAAGCTGCTGGGTGCGGTACACCTGTGGCGGACATTGCGCCCACGAAGCGCTTGAAGCCACCGGAGACATCGCCCGGCCGGACCCCGTCCGGTGCGAGCTGCAGAAGCATCTGACCGAGGTCTGCCTCCGGCTCTATGTCCGCCTCACACGGGACGAGCTGGAACGAATCCTCGCGGGCCCATCCGGTCGCCGGCCCCCCGCCATCGGCGCGCAGGAGTGA
- a CDS encoding acyl carrier protein yields the protein MTVFWCSGVLRPGGQPMVEKSALTVKVREFIADAADIPPEKLRLDANLYKELGIDSLGTAAIFVDLAYEFDVPEPKTLEDYSRLDTPQKIIDYVVECLG from the coding sequence ATGACAGTGTTCTGGTGCTCGGGAGTGCTGCGCCCTGGGGGGCAACCGATGGTTGAAAAAAGCGCACTGACTGTGAAGGTCCGGGAGTTCATTGCAGACGCAGCCGATATTCCTCCCGAGAAGCTCAGGCTCGATGCCAATCTATACAAAGAGCTGGGCATTGATTCGCTTGGCACCGCCGCGATCTTCGTGGACCTTGCCTATGAGTTCGACGTGCCGGAGCCGAAGACCCTGGAGGACTACAGCCGGTTGGACACACCACAGAAGATTATCGACTACGTGGTGGAGTGTCTTGGATGA
- a CDS encoding beta-ketoacyl synthase N-terminal-like domain-containing protein — MRHLYVVGRGACSILGADHAETVERLFSGAALARSFQESGIGLEVPALAGVISGLDRRLGGRFREEGAAFRLVDAASREALRGAHDCRRLRIYGGSNHGETDVLLALSQMEQGAAQEEPRLWEALLRDPLPERLPSSLGPETRLEAWTYSACASAMHALAFALLDAQEDGDEASLVLVVGGDALSGIGMAGFYRLGASTRGQCRPFHADRDGLLVSEGAAALLLSTTAAPGTPGPVRLLGMGMSCDAFHPTQPDPEGAVLERAMRAALEQAGVRLTDVGGLILHGTGTLANDAAEASVCARLWPAASIPVTSLKGALGHTMGASGLFNCVVAVEALQRGRLPPTRVEGASAFEGVDLVTGAPRPLRPGAPLLVSASGFGGNNVCAVFGVGR, encoded by the coding sequence ATGAGACACCTGTATGTCGTGGGGAGGGGCGCGTGCTCCATCCTGGGAGCTGACCACGCAGAGACTGTGGAGCGCCTCTTCTCGGGCGCGGCCCTGGCGCGGTCCTTCCAGGAGTCTGGCATTGGCCTGGAGGTCCCCGCGCTGGCCGGAGTGATTTCGGGGCTGGACCGGAGGCTCGGTGGCCGGTTCCGGGAGGAGGGCGCGGCCTTCCGGCTGGTGGACGCGGCCTCGCGCGAGGCGTTGCGCGGGGCCCACGACTGCCGCCGTCTGCGCATCTATGGCGGCTCCAATCACGGGGAGACGGATGTGCTGCTGGCCCTGAGTCAGATGGAGCAGGGGGCCGCGCAGGAGGAACCTCGACTGTGGGAGGCGCTGCTCCGGGATCCACTCCCCGAGCGCCTTCCGTCCTCGCTGGGGCCCGAGACCCGGCTCGAGGCGTGGACCTACTCTGCCTGCGCCTCCGCGATGCACGCACTGGCCTTCGCCCTCCTGGACGCACAGGAGGATGGCGATGAGGCCTCGCTGGTGCTGGTGGTGGGTGGGGACGCACTGAGTGGCATCGGTATGGCCGGCTTCTACCGCCTGGGCGCGAGCACCCGGGGACAGTGCAGGCCGTTCCACGCCGACCGGGACGGACTGTTGGTTTCCGAGGGGGCTGCCGCGTTGCTCCTCAGCACCACCGCCGCTCCCGGCACTCCGGGGCCGGTGCGGCTCCTCGGGATGGGAATGAGCTGTGACGCGTTCCACCCGACCCAGCCCGACCCGGAAGGCGCGGTGTTGGAGCGCGCCATGCGTGCCGCCCTGGAGCAGGCCGGGGTCAGGCTCACCGACGTGGGGGGGCTCATCCTGCATGGGACGGGCACCCTCGCCAACGACGCTGCGGAGGCTTCGGTGTGTGCGCGGCTCTGGCCGGCTGCGAGCATACCGGTCACCTCTCTCAAGGGCGCGCTCGGACACACCATGGGCGCTTCGGGGCTCTTCAACTGCGTCGTGGCCGTGGAGGCATTGCAGCGTGGACGGCTCCCTCCCACCCGGGTTGAGGGCGCCTCCGCGTTCGAAGGGGTGGACCTCGTCACGGGCGCGCCCCGGCCGCTGAGGCCAGGGGCCCCGCTCCTGGTGAGCGCCAGTGGCTTTGGTGGCAACAACGTGTGTGCGGTGTTCGGGGTGGGGCGATGA
- a CDS encoding right-handed parallel beta-helix repeat-containing protein codes for MSWKHPGSLTLLTLCVAACGSPAGNESLDARDSALETPATQQTPASVEEAPTVPVTGVTEPEPVAGHVPESGPIREPRTLVVPKHYATIQEAINAAEPGDTVYVAPGVYSEHVVLKSGIKLLGAGALITLWDGQGEPLSLIDFSGASDVEISGFTFRNVGTTTWCTMTNDLYRWCGGDWYAAAIFADGHEPETSARVTQNIFEGNDTGVLLYFHAVAEVRNNVFWKNGHALAFNHLQDTGSVDGNIFWGNAALGIGVQAGYVDIQRNIIAGSSVGLAHMWVQTGDIRCNVFFQNEQDAVETFDVPPRVVMGENGNVVLDPLFEDPDAGDFRLRAGSPLKHAKCFDHRMDDLGLTAEP; via the coding sequence ATGTCCTGGAAGCACCCTGGCTCACTCACGCTGCTCACACTGTGCGTGGCCGCCTGCGGTAGCCCCGCTGGAAACGAGTCCCTCGACGCCAGGGACTCGGCGCTCGAGACACCCGCCACGCAGCAGACGCCCGCCTCCGTGGAGGAGGCACCCACGGTCCCCGTGACTGGAGTCACCGAGCCGGAGCCCGTCGCCGGCCACGTGCCGGAATCCGGCCCCATCCGCGAGCCCCGCACGCTCGTGGTGCCCAAGCACTACGCCACCATCCAGGAGGCCATCAACGCCGCGGAGCCCGGGGACACGGTGTACGTCGCGCCGGGCGTCTACTCGGAGCACGTGGTCCTCAAGAGTGGCATCAAGCTACTCGGCGCGGGCGCGCTCATCACCCTCTGGGACGGCCAGGGCGAGCCCCTGAGCCTCATCGACTTCTCCGGCGCCAGCGACGTGGAGATCTCCGGCTTCACGTTTCGGAACGTGGGCACCACCACGTGGTGCACGATGACCAATGACCTGTACCGCTGGTGCGGCGGTGACTGGTACGCCGCCGCCATCTTCGCGGACGGGCACGAGCCGGAGACGTCCGCGCGCGTGACGCAGAACATCTTCGAGGGCAATGACACCGGCGTGCTGCTCTACTTCCACGCGGTCGCGGAGGTCCGCAACAACGTGTTCTGGAAGAACGGTCACGCGCTCGCCTTCAACCACCTCCAGGACACGGGGAGCGTGGACGGGAACATCTTCTGGGGGAACGCGGCCCTCGGCATCGGCGTGCAGGCGGGCTACGTCGACATCCAGCGCAACATCATCGCCGGCTCGTCCGTGGGCCTCGCGCACATGTGGGTGCAGACGGGCGACATCCGCTGCAACGTCTTCTTCCAGAATGAACAGGACGCGGTGGAGACGTTCGACGTGCCTCCACGCGTCGTCATGGGCGAGAACGGCAACGTGGTGCTGGACCCACTCTTCGAGGACCCGGACGCGGGGGACTTCCGCCTCCGCGCTGGCTCCCCGCTGAAGCACGCGAAGTGCTTCGACCACCGCATGGATGACCTGGGCCTCACCGCCGAGCCCTGA
- a CDS encoding CPBP family intramembrane glutamic endopeptidase, which yields MTGSLHDLGGLSTLFSGMALGFPLGVLMYLLSLGALGFFRKPQALRPSLCWRDGSKLVRYLLRSIYEELFWRGALHTLLGDSLLAVVLVAVLFTLRHYFIYRRRPPLANFLEFLAFSLLLGGVYCVTGNLWAAIAMHFVRNGVSLALSDRSTPDDSKSAAGPVSPAG from the coding sequence GTGACGGGCAGCCTGCATGACCTTGGCGGGCTTTCCACCCTGTTTTCGGGGATGGCCCTCGGGTTTCCCCTCGGCGTCCTGATGTACCTCCTTTCGCTGGGAGCGCTGGGCTTCTTCCGGAAGCCGCAGGCACTGCGCCCGTCGCTGTGTTGGAGGGATGGCTCCAAACTCGTGAGATACCTGCTTCGGTCCATCTATGAGGAACTCTTCTGGCGCGGCGCCCTTCACACACTCCTGGGCGACAGCCTGCTTGCCGTGGTCCTGGTCGCGGTCCTGTTCACCCTGCGGCACTACTTCATCTACCGTCGGCGCCCGCCGCTCGCGAACTTCCTCGAGTTCCTGGCCTTCTCGCTCCTGCTCGGGGGGGTGTACTGCGTCACGGGGAATCTATGGGCGGCCATCGCAATGCACTTCGTGCGCAACGGCGTGAGCCTCGCGTTGTCGGACCGGAGCACTCCGGACGATTCGAAGTCCGCGGCAGGCCCGGTGAGCCCGGCTGGGTGA
- a CDS encoding tetratricopeptide repeat protein, with product MKPDAVKKFTKAINSIVALPKESVIKKVAGLAEAEPDEPAYHLALAMLSGFGSDFFGNRERVAIHLAAGKRLLDQRAALADEDPHQKFSRHLHDILDIEQQLATLRERWILASREMRRALPQLPRDEQEFFETVAATVTALSLLKVEPANGNAKQRLRKTFDVGAKAKIGDFAGFSLAHAHRQDLERDEAKGVAEKLEKAHPRSVLVKEMLGSIASSLGDRKNAVRYYEEAQALAPESIPVMIGLAIALRNAGDVDRARDVLRQAVQSDKNGRYAVYTRDVLASLDRPPKKPEPKRRS from the coding sequence ATGAAACCAGACGCCGTCAAGAAGTTCACCAAGGCCATCAACAGCATCGTCGCACTTCCCAAGGAGAGCGTGATCAAGAAGGTGGCCGGGCTCGCCGAGGCCGAGCCCGATGAGCCCGCGTATCATCTGGCGCTGGCCATGCTTAGCGGCTTTGGCAGCGACTTCTTCGGCAATCGCGAGCGCGTCGCGATCCACCTCGCCGCAGGGAAGCGGCTGCTGGACCAGAGGGCAGCCCTCGCCGACGAGGATCCACACCAGAAGTTCTCGCGGCACCTCCACGACATCCTCGACATCGAGCAGCAACTCGCCACGCTCCGCGAACGCTGGATTCTGGCGAGCCGGGAGATGCGCCGGGCGCTGCCCCAGCTGCCGCGCGACGAGCAGGAGTTCTTCGAGACTGTCGCTGCCACCGTCACCGCGCTGTCCTTGCTCAAGGTCGAGCCCGCGAATGGCAATGCCAAGCAGAGGCTCCGGAAGACATTCGATGTCGGTGCGAAGGCAAAGATCGGGGACTTCGCCGGCTTCTCGCTCGCCCACGCGCATCGGCAGGACCTGGAGCGCGACGAGGCCAAGGGCGTCGCCGAGAAGCTCGAGAAGGCACATCCCCGCAGCGTGCTCGTCAAGGAGATGCTTGGGAGCATCGCATCGTCCCTGGGCGACAGGAAGAACGCCGTCCGCTACTACGAGGAGGCCCAGGCGCTTGCTCCGGAGTCAATCCCAGTGATGATTGGCCTCGCCATCGCTCTGCGCAACGCGGGAGACGTAGATAGGGCGCGGGACGTCCTGCGTCAGGCGGTCCAGTCCGACAAGAATGGCAGGTACGCCGTCTACACTCGGGACGTGCTCGCCTCGCTCGACCGGCCCCCGAAGAAGCCAGAGCCCAAGCGGAGGTCCTAG